ATTGTGGATCGATTGATTTGGGCTCTTTGTTTTATACTTCCTGCTTATTTCATTTTGGTTCGATTTTTTAAAGCAGAATACACCAACCTCAGCGATCCTTTCAATCTCAAGACTATGTTTACCGGTGCGGGCCTTGGGGCCTTAGTGTTTTTATTTGTGATCGTCTTCGGTTTTTTTCTTACTAAAATTTTTGGAAAACAAACTCCAAACGAATTTCAAGAAGCTCTGTTTAAGGAAATGCAAGGAAATCGTTCTTTATTGCTTTGGTCTATTTATAGCGTCGGTTTGATTACTGGAATCGTGGAAGAGGTTTTCTTTCGAGGATTTTGTCTGAGACAATTTCAAGGAAGAGGATTGGAAATTCCAGGTCTTCTTTTTACTTCGGTTGTTTTCGGATTGGTTCATTACAGTGAACAGACTTCGGTTAGTGTTCCGATTCTTCTTAGTTTTGTAGGAATGTTTTTCGGACTTTTTTATCTGAAAACCGGAAATATATGGTATTCCATATCAGCGCACGTTAGTTACAATTCCATCATGTTATTGATCGCTTATATTAAAGGTGGTGAAATTCAGTGAATCGGTATCATCGATTCCTTTTGATAACGGTCCCGTTTTTACTAACGTATCATTCTGTTTTTGCGTCCGAAGTAATTGAACTCGAGGGAAATATAGAAGAGAATAATATGAAAATTTTGGCCGCGTTAAACAAATTCGCGGAAGGTTCCGTAAAATTCAGCAAGAAGACAAAAGGATTCAAATATCATTATACAAATCTTTGGTATTCCAGATATTCCTTTGATATTTATTTGGGAGAGTTTGCAAAACGGGATAACGTAAGTATCATAAGAATAGAAGCTCCGAAATACGGAATGGAGAAATCGTTTCGAAATTATTTTAAAGAAGAATTACAAAAAAAAGACGCCATGGGAGTTGGTTCCGCGACAACTACGACATCCGAAGATAAAATCGAAAAATTAGAAAAAAAATCTCATATCATATCTCAGGGATTGAATTTAATTTCTCCTGCATTGTCCGTAATTTATAATTCCCACAAGTCTCCCATTTATACTTCGAGCGATACGTTGATGAGGGCTTCTTTTTATCTTCTTAGCGATTTGTTGATCGGAGGACTTGCTTATTATTTTGCGATGAATAATAATGATAAAAAAAGTATGATGGACAATCTTTTAAACAAGGAAGGTCCTAGCGGAAACGTTTTCGAAACTAAGTACGGAGGGGTTGTGATCGCAGCTCTTGTAATTCCGAGGTTGTATCGTATGACGGGCGCCATAGAAGATACTACCACTCACAATCGTTTATTAGAATTATCTTATACTTTTAAATATTAAAAAGTTTATAAAAGTAAATACAGCTTAAAAAAAAGAAACTTCTATAAATCCAAGAAGAATCCGTTATCCAATCAAATTTTTGTATAAACCTCAGTTTACGATTATCACAAAAATGTGGGAACTCATACACAAACTATAATACTAAAAACTTGTAAATTCATACAATGTGATGGTTTTTGTGGGAACTACTACAATTTTTAATTGTGAAAGAACGGTTCAAAAAGTCAATAAGTCTACTAAGCGACGTAATCTGTATGGATTTATACGTAGCACTCTAGAAATAAGATTTTTCCAAGTCTCCTAATTGAGAAAGAGTGTTTTCTACTAAAAATTTTTATGATGTCTTAAAACGGCGTTTTGAAATACAGTTAAATTTTAGAAAATACTTTAGAAATTTAGAATGTTCTTTTTTTATATTGGAACCGTTTTTTTGATTTTATAGGACGCCTACCGATGAACAAAATAAAACGACCCATTTTTCAAATCAGTGGAAGAAGATCCTTATACTTTTACTGTATCATTACAGGGATTGTTTCTGGATTGGGGGCGTTTCTTTTTTCCAGAATTCTAGCCGTATGCGAATATTTATTTTTAGATAGGGCGGCCGGTCTTTCTCTTCCACACGCTTCAGGAGAATTTTTAATCGATTCAAACGATGTTTCTTATTGGGAAATTCCTTTTTCGGATGATTATAGACCTTGGCTTTTATTTTTTCTTCCGATCATAGGAGGCCTACTTACAGGTTGGATCGTAAATCGTTTTTCACCCGAGTCCGGGGGAACCGGTTCGGATGCAATGATTGATTCTTTTCATAATTTAGAAGGAAGAATGAATCCAGTTGTTTCATTGATCAAATCGATTGCTACCGTCTTCACTCTTGCAAGTGGGGGGAGTGGAGGGAAGGAAGGTCCGATTTCTCAGATTGGAGCAGGTTTTGGGTCTTTGCTTGCAACTCTCTTAAAAGCGGGAGCAAGAGCGAGACGAACTCTTTTACTTGCCGGAACCGCGGGAGGTTTAGGTGCAATATTTCATGCTCCATTGGGTGGAGCTTTGACTTCGGTGGAAATGATTTATAGGGAAGATATAGAAAGTGATTCTTTGATTCCTTGTATCATCTCTTCGGTTTCGGCTTACTTAGTATATTCTGCCTTGAACGGTTTTAATACTGTATATCGGGTTACGAACACTGAGTTTTCAAGATATACGGATCTAATTTTTTATTTAGGTTTAGGGGTTCTCTGTTTTTTGTGCGGAGACGTTTTTATCCGAATTTTTAGGAAGGTCCAGTATTTCTCTGCACGTTTGAAAATTTCTCCTATCATCAAACCCGCATTAGGTGGTATTTTTGTAGGAACGGTCGGACTTTTTTTGCCAGAGACAATCGGAAGCGGAGCGGGAGTACTTCAAGTCGTTTTAGATGGAAAAGATCCGGTCGGAAATCAGGGAATTCTTTCTTCTATGTTTGAAAGTAAGGGTCTTTGGTTGGTCGCGTTATTTTTTATTTTGGCTGGAATGAAAATTCTCACCACGTCGTTTACGATCGGCACCGGAGGTTCCGCTGGAATGTTTGGACCTTCTTTGTTCATAGGTGGGATGTTAGGCGGAGGTGTGGGGACTCTTGCCAAAATATACGTTTATCCGGATCTTTCGGTTACTTCGTTTATTTTAGTCGGTATGGGAGCTTTTTATGCGGGTGTGGCAAGTGCTCCGATTGCGGGAATGATTATGATATGCGAAATGATTGGAAGTTATGTGTTGCTTCCTCCTTTGATGGTGGTTTCGATTTTAACGTTCGTATTGAGTCATAAATTAAGTCTATATCGGGCGCAAAAAGAAAATAGATTTCAATCTCCCGCACATTTTTGGGATATGAATCGGGACTTTTTAGAAGAAATTCAGGTTAAAACTTGGAAGAGTAGATTGCGTACGATTGCGGTGACCCACGATCATATTTTACTTTCTAAAATAGAAGAAGAGGCGTTGAAGATTCAAGCGAGCGATTATGTGGTTATAGATCGAAATGACCGATATTTGGGAATTTTATCTCTTAGAAAAGTAAGACACACTTTAGAATCGAGAGACGTTATCTCTAACTTGATTACGGTAGGAGACGTTACGGATATATCTGTACCTTTTGGAAAACCAGAAGATACGTTAACCTCTATTTTAAAAATTTTAATCGATCGAGATATGGATAAAATTGCGATCGTGGAAAGGGATCGGTTTATCGGGTATTTTCGTTTTGCAGACCTCATGAAAATATATTTTGAAAATATATTTCCGAAAAGTATAAAATCCTAAAATTCTTTTTCGAAAGATATAACCTTAGTCTTTAAGTTTGTAGGAACAATTTTCTTTTACGAAAGACCGGAGCGAACTCGAAATCTGTAGAAGTTCTCGGCGATAACTTTTAATAATCAGAGTTTTTGAAAAATTTTTTAGTTTAAATTAACAAAACTGCTTCAATCGACCGTTTCTATGAAACAGAAGCAGATAGAGAATTAATTTTTCAACAACTCTATTGAAAAAACGCTCAAAAGCAGGTAAACTTTGTTTGCTCGTTGTTGTGAAAATAAAAAATAAAAACTTGTCCCAAAAACCGTCCAATGTGGGAACTCATACGAAAATTTAACGATCTTAGAATTGCTTGAAATTTCGCAAATTACCAAATGTGACGGTTTTTTAGGAACGCTACATTTTATTAAAAATTTCTAAAGAATGATCGTTTAAATTCTTTGAAGTTTTAGGACAAACTCTAAATCGTTTTCAGGAGATGAAAACAGTATGCTAAGATTGATTTTACAAACTTCGATTGGAAAAAAAATATTTTTAAATCTGATCTTAGTCTTTTTCATCTTAACGGTTTCTTCAGTGAAAAGTGAGGAAGAAAGTGAAGATCGAACTACTATCGCTGAGACTATCGAAAAAACGGAACCTTCTCGAATTCAATCCGTGACCTTATATTCCAGCTTTGCTTACGTTACTAAAAACCTCAGAACCAAGATAAAAGCGGGAAGTTCCGAAATTTATCTAGGAGAAATTCCAGGTAGAGTTGCGGAAAGAACGGTTTCGGTTCGTTTTCCGGATTCTTCTAAAAAAATTAAGATACTTGGAATTCGGAGTAAAATTCGAATCGAAAGAAAAGCAAGAACGAAGGAAATCGCTTCTCTTTTAAAAAGACAAGAAACTCTTAATGATCAAATTGAACTTCTGAGTCTCGAAATTCAAGAGTTAATCGCAGAAGAAAAAACGATCATAAAAATTTCTCCTATAATTAGAAACGGATCTTCTCCTCAAGAAGAAATTGCTGATCCGGAGTTCTTATCCGGATTTCAAAAACAATATCATGAATATCTAAATCAATTATCTCTAATGCGTCAAAAAAAATTAGAAGTTTTAGATAGGGTTCGTGAAGAAGGTTTGGTAGTGGACGCTCGTTTAGATTATCTTGGTCGATTGGAAGTGAAACAAAAAAAGGAAATCTATTTAGAAGTGGAAACTTCCGAAGATACTGAAACTTCAATCGAATATAAATATTTAATTTCAGGGGCAAGTTGGTATCCTAAATATTCTCTTCAACTTACGGATGAATCCAAAAACGGTCAATTGAGTTGGTTTGCACTCGTTCGAAATGATACGGGTGAAGATTGGGAAAAGGTGAAACTTTTTTTTACAGCCTCTAATCCGGATTTAGATATTGATCTTCCGATCGTAAGAGAATGGAGAATTCGAACCCAGGTTTCCGTTGAAGATGAAAAACAACAAGAAGCTCAGGACTACTCAAACGAAGATATAAATATAGCGGCTGCAAAGGAAAGCGGTGAATATAAAAAAGAGGAGGTCCCTAGGAAAAAAAGCAAACGAGCCGCTTCCAAAGCGGACGGTTATACGCACAATACATCCGCTAAAAACGTTCAGGCTCCGATTAAACAATCACGTCAGATCCTTCAAGATAATTATTCCAATCGGCAAAATTCAATTAAAACTGAAGATAATCTCAATCAACTTAAAAACGATTTAGCAAATCAACAAGATAACTTCAATGATGGTAGATATGATCAAGCAAACTACTACGGACAAGAAGCCCTGAAAAAATTTTCTAAACTTTCAGATTTTTCGCGCAAAGAACTCAGTTCGATCGAGACATATACAGAAGAACTTCTTCGCAAAGGAAGTCTAATTCTTTCTTCCCAAAAAGTTCCGGGTGGTTTGATTCCACCTACTCTTTTAGAAGGTTTTGATTATCAATACACTTCCGGTATCTCAGAGACAATTCCCTCGGACCGATCTTTTAATAAGGTTTTTCTAAAGAAAAAATCTTTTGTTTTAAGTCCTGGTTATTTCACATCTCCACTTTCTGGTTCTGGAGCTTATCTGACGGTAGAAACTTCAAATTCGGAAGGAGAACCTTTGCTTACGGGTCCTATGGAAGTTTTTTCCGGAAACACTCTTTTGGGGAATACTGTTCTTAACACGAGTAAACCAGGTGAAAGGATTCGAATGGAACTCGGTCAGGATCGAGATATTCTTGTAAATCGAAGAGAAACCTCTTTTGAACAAAAGGAAGGGATGATTTCATCCCGCACAAAAATTAAATATAAAGTGAGTATTGAAGTTAGAAATCGTAAAAAAAGAAATGTTACGTTAACTCTGATCGATCGTATTCCTTACACGGTGGACGACAGTGTTGAAATCAAGTTTGAATTTGGAAAGGATATTCCAATAAAAAATGAAGAAGGAATTTTGACTTACAATATAGAACTTCCTTCTGGAGGGAAGAAAATTATAGAATTTGAATATTCTGTAGGTCATCCGTCAGAAAATAGACTCATTAAAACTCCTGGCTCCGGAGGATATTAATATGAAAGATTTAATATATAAAACATTTAAAATTCCTGTCTTTAAATTCAGTTTTATTTTATCAAGAAGTTGTAACATTGAATTTTTTCGAGATAAGTTCTTGTTTTCTTTGTTCTTGATTTTTATAAATTTTTCCTTAAATGCAAAAGAAATAGAATTAAAAATCCAGGACGTAACCTTATACGAGTCTTCTGCTGGAATTTTAAGAAGTGGTAAAATAGATTTAGAACCTGGAATGAACGAATTCGTAATCAGAAACTTACCAATTGCGCTTCAAGATGAATCTTTGGTTGCTTCGGTGGAAGTCCCAGGAGCCTCCGTTGTCGGTTCCAGTACTTGGGTAGAAACCGGATCTATCATTCACAACGAAGAAGCTTTGGAGTTACAAAAAAAAATACGTGCTTTGGAAAAGGAAATCGAAGTTTACGAAAGCAACGATTCTAATCTTAAAAATTTGAAAAAGATACTTATAGATACTAGATTAAAACTAACGGAAATGATTTCCAAAAATCTATTTTACAAAAAGAACGAATCCGATTCTAAAAAATGGTTTCAGACTTTTTCCGGAAATCGACAAGCCATTCAAACTCTGTTGAGTTCTAATCAAGAAGTAAGTCGTACAATCAAAGATCTTAAGAAAAAACTTTCAGAGTTGCAAGATAAGATGAACGTGGTTCTCTCCTTATCCGAAAAATCCTCCAGGATTACTAAGATCCTAGTTAGTTTTACAGGAACTGAAAAAAAGGAAGGAAAATTGAACCTTACGTATCAATCTGGAAAGGTTTCTTGGAAACCATTTTATTCGGTTAGTATGGATGGAAAAGAAAAGATCGAATTTGAATATCTCGCAGAAATCAATCAAGAAAGCGGAGAAGATTGGAAGAATATTAATCTTTTATTATCTACTTCCAGTCCAGACGTAAGTGGAAGGAGACCTCGTCTTTCCAGTCAAAGGTTATACGATCAAAAAAAACAAACCAACAAGGATGGGATTGTCGCCGTCCAAAGTCAAAATTTAACGGAAGAATTGAACGTAGCGCCGGAAGTGGAATCTCCCGAAGCCGAGATGACCGGACGTAGTGAAGAATCTGGAAGTGGTTTTTTATTTCGTTATTCTAAACCGGTTACTCTTCTTTCAAGGAAAGAATCCAAAAAAATATCCTTGGCTTCATTTATGACAGAGGCGACATTTACAACTTTATACGTACCCTCTTTAAAACGTTATCCGCTCATTAAAGGAATTTTTAAAAACGTATCCGGATTTCCTATTCTTCCCGGAGAAGTTGTAGTATTTCGTCAAGCTGGTATGGTGGGAACGTCTAACTTTGGTTATGTTAGTCCCGGAGAAAAAGCTGAAATTTCATTCGGTTCTGAAAACGAAATTAGAGCGATCTATAGAAAAGAATCTAATCAAACCAAAGAAGGAATTCTTTCTGGCACTAAAGTGATTGAAAAGTCGATCCGAGTGGAGTTAGAAAACTTCGGAAAAGAATCCAGGATGATCTCATTTCAAGAATCGATTCCGGTTTCCGGAGTAGAAAGTGTAAAGGTTTTTATCGATTCTAATACCACGTCGGGCCATTCGGAAATAAGAAAGGATTCCGGAATTTTAGAATGGAGACTGGACTTAAAACCGAATCAAAAACAAGAAATTAAACTTAAGTACAAGGTAAGTTTTCCAGCGGAATTTGACTTAAACCTATGACGACTAACGTATTTCTTCTTCTTTTGAAATTTCGAGAGGAGAAGGAATTCCTGTCATATCCCAAAGTTCTAAAACTCCGATAAGAGAATTTTGTTT
Above is a window of Leptospira kirschneri serovar Cynopteri str. 3522 CT DNA encoding:
- a CDS encoding mucoidy inhibitor MuiA family protein, which gives rise to MKDLIYKTFKIPVFKFSFILSRSCNIEFFRDKFLFSLFLIFINFSLNAKEIELKIQDVTLYESSAGILRSGKIDLEPGMNEFVIRNLPIALQDESLVASVEVPGASVVGSSTWVETGSIIHNEEALELQKKIRALEKEIEVYESNDSNLKNLKKILIDTRLKLTEMISKNLFYKKNESDSKKWFQTFSGNRQAIQTLLSSNQEVSRTIKDLKKKLSELQDKMNVVLSLSEKSSRITKILVSFTGTEKKEGKLNLTYQSGKVSWKPFYSVSMDGKEKIEFEYLAEINQESGEDWKNINLLLSTSSPDVSGRRPRLSSQRLYDQKKQTNKDGIVAVQSQNLTEELNVAPEVESPEAEMTGRSEESGSGFLFRYSKPVTLLSRKESKKISLASFMTEATFTTLYVPSLKRYPLIKGIFKNVSGFPILPGEVVVFRQAGMVGTSNFGYVSPGEKAEISFGSENEIRAIYRKESNQTKEGILSGTKVIEKSIRVELENFGKESRMISFQESIPVSGVESVKVFIDSNTTSGHSEIRKDSGILEWRLDLKPNQKQEIKLKYKVSFPAEFDLNL
- a CDS encoding chloride channel protein, which codes for MNKIKRPIFQISGRRSLYFYCIITGIVSGLGAFLFSRILAVCEYLFLDRAAGLSLPHASGEFLIDSNDVSYWEIPFSDDYRPWLLFFLPIIGGLLTGWIVNRFSPESGGTGSDAMIDSFHNLEGRMNPVVSLIKSIATVFTLASGGSGGKEGPISQIGAGFGSLLATLLKAGARARRTLLLAGTAGGLGAIFHAPLGGALTSVEMIYREDIESDSLIPCIISSVSAYLVYSALNGFNTVYRVTNTEFSRYTDLIFYLGLGVLCFLCGDVFIRIFRKVQYFSARLKISPIIKPALGGIFVGTVGLFLPETIGSGAGVLQVVLDGKDPVGNQGILSSMFESKGLWLVALFFILAGMKILTTSFTIGTGGSAGMFGPSLFIGGMLGGGVGTLAKIYVYPDLSVTSFILVGMGAFYAGVASAPIAGMIMICEMIGSYVLLPPLMVVSILTFVLSHKLSLYRAQKENRFQSPAHFWDMNRDFLEEIQVKTWKSRLRTIAVTHDHILLSKIEEEALKIQASDYVVIDRNDRYLGILSLRKVRHTLESRDVISNLITVGDVTDISVPFGKPEDTLTSILKILIDRDMDKIAIVERDRFIGYFRFADLMKIYFENIFPKSIKS
- a CDS encoding CPBP family intramembrane glutamic endopeptidase produces the protein MLVTETPDPMESLENIGNSQKKPFEPILIAFQQLLVLILGTYVFLPLIATSIVITVLVSKELPDDFPYLDGETRAEIYKEKIEKLQKEIQTNTKQIHQSYIKVMVKEKPWLLIVDRLIWALCFILPAYFILVRFFKAEYTNLSDPFNLKTMFTGAGLGALVFLFVIVFGFFLTKIFGKQTPNEFQEALFKEMQGNRSLLLWSIYSVGLITGIVEEVFFRGFCLRQFQGRGLEIPGLLFTSVVFGLVHYSEQTSVSVPILLSFVGMFFGLFYLKTGNIWYSISAHVSYNSIMLLIAYIKGGEIQ
- a CDS encoding DUF4139 domain-containing protein, with the translated sequence MLRLILQTSIGKKIFLNLILVFFILTVSSVKSEEESEDRTTIAETIEKTEPSRIQSVTLYSSFAYVTKNLRTKIKAGSSEIYLGEIPGRVAERTVSVRFPDSSKKIKILGIRSKIRIERKARTKEIASLLKRQETLNDQIELLSLEIQELIAEEKTIIKISPIIRNGSSPQEEIADPEFLSGFQKQYHEYLNQLSLMRQKKLEVLDRVREEGLVVDARLDYLGRLEVKQKKEIYLEVETSEDTETSIEYKYLISGASWYPKYSLQLTDESKNGQLSWFALVRNDTGEDWEKVKLFFTASNPDLDIDLPIVREWRIRTQVSVEDEKQQEAQDYSNEDINIAAAKESGEYKKEEVPRKKSKRAASKADGYTHNTSAKNVQAPIKQSRQILQDNYSNRQNSIKTEDNLNQLKNDLANQQDNFNDGRYDQANYYGQEALKKFSKLSDFSRKELSSIETYTEELLRKGSLILSSQKVPGGLIPPTLLEGFDYQYTSGISETIPSDRSFNKVFLKKKSFVLSPGYFTSPLSGSGAYLTVETSNSEGEPLLTGPMEVFSGNTLLGNTVLNTSKPGERIRMELGQDRDILVNRRETSFEQKEGMISSRTKIKYKVSIEVRNRKKRNVTLTLIDRIPYTVDDSVEIKFEFGKDIPIKNEEGILTYNIELPSGGKKIIEFEYSVGHPSENRLIKTPGSGGY